In Helicoverpa zea isolate HzStark_Cry1AcR chromosome 7, ilHelZeax1.1, whole genome shotgun sequence, the genomic window gagataattttaattatgaatacaTTTTGAACCATCTACAACAATCTTGTTTTCCGGCCTCCGGCTTGAAAGTTAAGCTTTTAATAagataattaagtacctaccgtACTGGCATACAGGACCATGACAATATgcattaacattattatttaacgaCCTATACAAAAGGGCTGGTATGTAATGTTTTGTACATTTCCGCGGGACATTAAGTTACGCGTTCTGAATTCAAATGACTCGTTTTCATCATCTAAATGATAGAAACTGCTGTAAGGTTTACACTCCAAAGAGTCGAGTACGAACGTAATCTCACGTCCGAAGCGGTCTTGTCGGACAAGCAATCAGCTTGTTGAATAGCGCCACTAGTTCCTTTTGATGGGCTACAGGATTCTCCACACTTCATTTCGTCGGTAGCTTACAGCCGACTCTATTCACGCAACTTGCCTTGTCATTGTTGTTGATAACTGTTTGTATTGTGTACAACCCTTTGATGGGAATTCCAGGAGTGAAAGGACTAATCAGTGTTGGATCCACTCGCTTCTAGAAAGTTGGGAGTGACGACCTCTTAATTGTTCGCCTATTTACAATATGTCTTCGATGAAGGCGTGCTTCTTACAATGTTATTCATTTGGTTCTCTTTTTGTTGCAGCGGTGGTCGTGCGTTATCTAACAAAGCGGTACATCGGAGAATATAGCTCGACAGGAGGTTAGTGAAGTTCACTCGATGAATCATTACTATCAAATAATAACAAGTATTGGTCTTTTTTTTTGATCTTGCATTCAATAAAGTAACGATCTGACATTTATGTGACGTCAATTTCTGGGTTAATTTACAATAACTTCAGTGGTGTCGGTTATTAcagtatgtattatgtatttaaattaaaatgtctgcTTCCTTCCGACATTAAACATGACGTTGGCGACATATTTCTCAGGAGGTGAATTAAAATGTTAAGGAAACCACTTTCAGTAGTCGATATAATACTAAATGGTGTTGCTATCGAATGACAACAACAATATCAGGACAAAAGCGATCGTTACGCGCTTTACTATAGCGAACTCTCTTGTTTCAGATTTCCTTTATCAGCACAGAGTGGTTTTCGACGGAGCCGTTTCAGAAGTTGAAATACTAGATACATCTAATTGCGCGGTAAGTAACGAGTTGGCAACAATGTTGCTTTTAGCGTTAACACTAAAATATCAGTCACCGCGAACAAAAGGCTCGACGTAACGATAAGATTAAAACTCGAAGCTCGAATAGCAAACGAAGAGATAGACGGTCAAACTTAATTTACCATTAAACAATGGAGATGTTAATCTGCTGTGGGCTGTGCTGGTAGCGGCTGATGGCCGCAGTACAATTTAATTAGACGAAGTTTATGTGGCTTGTATCGGCTTATCAGATGCGATGGTTGCCGTTGCAGCATCGGTGTGGCTGCGGGCGAAATCCTACGTTCGAACCTACGCTGCGATGGAACACAAGGGGAATTCGTGTTACGTAATTGTTATGGTTTTATTGTTCAATAGGCGCACAGTGATTCTTAAACCAGTTTCGCTTCCTAAACAACGACGATGTTTATTAAACGCATTGATAACGGAACTAAAAGAACAGAATAGATTGGATGGTTCGTATTGCGCAACCGGTGATTTTATTCGGTGCAGCGAGTGGCCCCGATACGAGATTCCGAGTACCAGTTGGGGCTCGCGACTTTATTTACAATTGTAAGTTAAGTTCACTgactttatttacaattttagcTATTCCAGATACTCGGACTCGAGGTTAACATTTATTTCGCATTgagatttattgtaatttatatgtTGTAAACACCATGAATTATTCGGTGAGCACAGCTTTAGCAGTTTTATTGTGTCGAGAAACACTGCTTAAATAATGATGTAGTTGGCAGTCTATTAATTTTTGCCGACTTAGGAGTAGTAAACCTGAAACGTTTGGCATATTTTTGTTCGTATATTGCTTGATCCTTGATCGATATTTTCGTCTATATGTTTTTCTTCCACAATGGAGCCAATTTCCTACGTAAGCCATATTTCATGTCTATAATCAGAAAGGATACAGATAGTTCAGGCAAAATTCCACCAGCCCACAGCAGATCGTACCTACCTACAGTCAGATGAAACACAACTTCTCTATCCTAGAATTCGAGTTACCTGAGCTTCCGAGTTCATAATGACATTTCCCCTTAGATCCGAGGCTGCCTCGCGGAGCACGTGCGATGGGGCGACGCCTTCGCTGTGGTCTACTCCGTCTGCGAGCGTCGATCATTCCTCGCGGCTGCTGAGCTGCTGTCCTTGTTGGAACAAACCCGCCTGCCCGGCTGTGCTGCCGTCACCCTCTTGGGAAACAAACGAGACCTCGAACACGCAAGGTATGCTTTGAATAGGAACTTATTTTTGCCGCCCTATTAATTCGTCTTTGAGGAAATTTTCTACATGTGGTAGTTTGTACCTCGGTAGcttatgttataattttatgttgtgTATGTGTTATATTCTATTtcaatttatatataaaacattATTGAAAGGTTTTTCCAagcaaaaacatataggaagtggtagtggaagggtgggcgttttgggggctgtcttttataattttttttgaagttggaAAAGGGCTGTTTTGAaaccaagtttgaataaatgaattttgattttgattatattCCATAAATCTGGGTTGctgattttaaatacttacctacttcacCTACATGTGGTAGGTGTTTGGACCCCAGAAACTCAAGGCAACTTCTTTACCAGGGAGGTCCACGCAGAGGAGGGTCAGGAGCTGTCGCTGCGGTTCGGATGCCAGTTCTACGAGGTGTCGGCGGCGGAGtcgtgcgcgggcgccgcgctcGCCTTCCACGCGCTGCTGCGCGAGGCGCGCGCGCTCGCACTCCTGCTGCCCGCGCCCAGGCGCAAGCTCGCCGCATACTCCGTCTCTAAGGTAACATACCTATGGGTTAAAGCATACAACAtgtaatgcaaaaaaaaacaacctaaatacaatatacaaatgaaaaaaaaaataacctaagtGAATAGAAGAAGAGTGAAACCTAATATACCTTACTTTTGCAGGTAATTGGCACAATATTCGGGAAAAACAGCAAAAGTGTCAGAAAGAAACGGCCGTCTCTCAGCATTTAagatgttattaatttatttttagaacttaCTTACTTATTAAATCCCCCAGACTGGTttgtatataattaattttaattagattaAGCTATTCTTTAAGGTGATCTTATCATGTAGCTGCATTAATGTAGGTATCCTACATTTGTGAATTTGAAAATAGGACTATTGGTTCAAACTAGGCACGGCATATCGAAAAATATCTCAAAAGCCATATTAAACTTTATAAGATAtgtaaataaactgaataatgtaaataaaatgaaatcgtAATAAGCCTCgcattagaatttattttttgagtataaacattgtaaataaaaaatgaatgcATAAAAGATTGTGTGACTGTAGTGAGATACAGTTATGTgattataatacatttttatacgaTAAACAAATAGTTTCAATTTAAACCCTATCCTTTCCTTCCTATATCTGttgcaaaataatatataaaatgtccttttacatattttattttaccatttGCAAagttgtaagtaggtacctacttatagcgCCAGCATAAACATTGAAGCTAGAAGTGATCTATGACTAGGCCTATTATGCAATTCGGTTTCatataattacctacataaacatCGATATATCACTGATaccaaataacattaaaaaagatGAAGATGACGTGAGTGACAGCCCTGATGCTGTGATTCTTTCATCACCAAGAAATCGAAACAGACAATactaaaggaaaataaattcCATTTCAACTGAAAGCTTTTGTGAAAACGATTCAACGAGAGTTAAAATGTATCGTATGGCGTATGTACAATAGATTTTTCGTAGAACGAAGCTCTTACATCTTCTAAAGCGGACTGTTACAAGGTGCAACACATAGATATTTCACTGGCTGCACTGTTGCCGGAACACAATCCCAAGCTGTGTCGTAAAATCGATCCCGATTGTCTTGATATATTCTTTAGCGTTGGAAAGCGAATGCGTACAGACGTCGGACGCTTTCTTAGATCATAATACCGCGATAGCGTCAAATTGATCGCAATGTGTTGCACCTCTTATACATGTCGTTAAAAGCTCTAATGAGTTTCTGTTTTCACTGGCGAAGTGTCCGGGTGTCACATCGCTACGCGTCCGACAAGGCGCCCGCGTCCAACTTATATTGATCGGACAGGGTAGTCAATGGCCGGAGAGAGTTTCGCCACGACTCGACCTTGCATGTCGGAGCACTCCCGCACCATGTCCGATCTACCGATAAAACCTATCGCAAAGACGAATGTGACGTTACGAGTTCGCTACATGTGAAAGCAACAAGTACATTTTCAAGGTCTCGGAGAAATTACTCTTTGGAATCCACCAAGAAATGTTAAACAAACTTTATCCGACAGTTTGCTACTGAGCCGCCAGACCTGAAAATAATCGCACAGATCTACAACTACTGATAACGAGATCAAGTTCAAGAGCacgtcaataaataaataatgttacaatTTACAAAGTAGATGGTTTAGGAACGAATGGTTATACAAGCGACTAGTAATAGGCAAGCATGGTGGTTACGCAATGGGCAATAAAATGTTCCCTTAGTTGTTCCGCTGTGGCATTAAATCGGGCACGTACAGGTGTATCGGCCGATGCAGAGATATGACTAATAAATCGGATCCCTTGATCGCATTAGTGGCGCCAACGTTCCGCTTGCCACAGCGCAGGCCGAGGGTAGCGATCGCTATCTGCTCCGTCGTAGATTCCTATGCAGCGCTGTGCACCGCGCAGGTGTAGCAGAACCACGTTTACTACCATAGCTACGAGAAATTCTCGTCTGCTATTAATAAAACACTGTTTCCCCAGTTATCATAAATTTTATACCCACGATTAGCAcgtaaatgaatataaaaatgaccaccctagaaaataaattaagtaatcaaTAAAGTTAACaggacataaataaataaaattacatctaTTCAATAACCACTCGACAAAGAAAGTATTATACCGACAATAGATATAAAAGCTTTGTCACTAATTTATAATAGCGAGGTCAAGAACGAATGGCCCTCGCAATCATCGCGATATTTAACGTCAATTAAAGAATTTAATGAATCAGCAATCGATGAGACGGGTGAAAGCTTTAGATGTAATCGGGCAGGATACAGTGTAAAATTGCGATGATGTACACGATGCTATGATAGCACGCCCCGAGCGGACAGCCAGTGACGTACCAACCACTGCAGATAACCTGTTCCATAAAGCTGATCTATTAATATTTACCGTACATGTTCATCATTCTAATCTAATCGGAGTACCCGAAGCGTATTTAATTGAGCGTaatgatgaaatgaaataagtatACGTAGAAACGACATCATTCACGACTTACTAAGATGCGGCATCTAGTGACAAGAATATGACATGTAGTAGGTAAGTCCGTGCATCGGGATTCTTGATCCAGTAGATAAACTATCAGGAACTTTCATCTCTCGCTTTAGATTAAACGATTACTAGTTTCGTCTAATTGCTCGTGTTTGTCTCGGCTGGAATCGGTTATTGAGATTTATGCATGACTGAGGATCGGGCCGTACGTGATTCGGATTTAATGATAGATAGCCCTGCCAACGAGATGATCTTAGATTTGCTTTGCTGAATAAGGATAAGAAGCAGCTGTATTTGAAACATGGACATAATATGTTATAAAAATCTCAATCAACAATAGAGCATGAAACAATTATAGATATGAATAGCATTGATGGGGGTCTCAATGTCGACTGTATGTTTATTGACTGACATAGACGTTCTTTTTGGATTATGTtctttgaataataaaaaaatattggcatTCATTTGTTTATCATTGGTATGATCTGATACTTGTTATCTTTCTATggtataatttttttgtttgtatgcacGATTTTTCTGAGGAAGTTTAATGTTGAATACGAGGGCCTTGATTGAAGAGAGTAGCTTTACGATGTTGAGTGTGTACGTAGCCGCAATAACCGCGAACTGTCCTTCTACATTGTTTGTGTTTGCGAGTTCGACTTGTAATACACTTGATTTACGACAAAATACCCAGAACGGATTATTATCGTGTAAATTTAACACTTACGAGTACTTAAGAACATGCATTGAAGGTTATTTCCACAACAGCGAAAACCTTTTTTCTCAATTTGCTTTAAGTGATAGTGCATATTATTATGCCCTTCGTAAATGATACCTCTTAAACTcgtttaaattaatgatgattatTCAGGTCTTGCAAACCCAGAGTTTATTATTGATGGAAAAAGAACTTTCGAACACACACCATTATGCTGTATTTTCCCGATAATGTCCtaagcaaatatttatattgcgtCTGAAAGAAAAGGCTTAAAATTCCTAGTCAATCTCAACTACATAACAAGCAGCAACAAACGCAACAGTCATAAATATTGCACAAGAGTCGCACCTAAAAAAAGAACATGATCAAATTGAATAATTGTACAACATAAAACCGGTAGGCGAATGGTATCGAGTTAAACACTTAATGGAGTCTAATGCTGATAATCAATGAGGCACCTGTCCAACAGTTGACGAATGAGAAGTCGTCGTTAGAACCTATCGGATTCATCGGAGAAAGTGAAATAATTCCCAAAGAGACATAGAGACTGGAAACGTTATGAGCGTGACTTATATGAATTGTGAGCGCGCATTGTAATCTGATGGAAAGATTAGAAATTCGCCGTTGTAATGTTCCATATCTTCTGGTGGTATGGAAATGAGAAATGTAGTTAAAGCTTGATCTACAATGTTAATGCTCAGCCCATCCACTAAAGTTTGTTCTATTTTGTGCTCATTGTCTGAATTTACGATATTGTATGGAAAATGGCTTTTACCTGTCTTGCCGGACAATCCCTTTCAAGATTTCctgatttttgtttattataaaggTTGGCACTTCTAGTCAAGTTTTATGGGTACAAGTAAAAACAGTATGTGCACCGTTCAAAGCTGGTTTGCAGATAACACTAAACGGCTAATTTGTAAAGCACATATTGCGTAAATAGAACTTCGTGGTTGTAGATAATGACGCTGATCCGCTACTGTACAGACAGCACAGTTATGTTATGACCCGCACTGATATGAAAGTGAGATTCAAATACAAACATCTTATTTTTGAACGTAATGTCGATAGAGATCGATAAGTTATAAGttaaataaagatttgaatttCTTATGAAAGTCTTTCTATTAGATTGGATGTGAATTAGATcaataacgttttgtttgtttaagttttattgtttgaagtttATTATCGTTTTACCTCTATTTCAATATTAACAATAGACAGAACGAGATAACCAACATGAAAGACCGCCGTAAAGTTTGACAAAGAAAATCAGAAAGTAGACAATCCACTGGATGAGCAGGTACCTAAGCTGCTCCAGgtaaaaatgatttaataatTCCACAAGCACAGCTGTCATGGCGACACCTCCTACAAGTAGAACATCACTGTGAAGTATTCATTATACATGTACCAGAGGATTGGTTCTTACACTCATGTACAGCAGACGGGCCGGTCGATAGTGTCACTCAAACCATGTAACATTACATCTGAATCATGACTCAACTGGGACCGtgactcaatctatccgacttCGTTACTAAGATCTCTGAACTGGATTTAATACTGATCATTGTATTAAGAGCCGATGCAGTATCGTCTATATTGACTTTGCCAATGACACCAAAAACTGCAAGGTCAGACTACTTATAGATACAATCTCAGAATAAAACCAGTTAAAATTATAAGAGCATGAAAATATAAAGTACAACAGCCCTATGAAATTATTTCAAGCAAGTTATTGACTGCGAAGATAAAATGTAGCAATTCCAAGAATCTCGATAGGAAGAGTTCTAAGTGAACCAGATTGATATTGAAAAGGCGAGCTTTAATGGCGCTAACATCGTGCAAATTGCACCAAAGTATGTACGTAGTGCCTTCAACCGTTCATTATCTGTAGGAAACTATAAATCGCCTATAAACAGTGAAAAGTATGAAACAATATAAACCGGATCCAGACGAGACGCGAAGAATTATGGGGAGTAATAATGAGTTCAAGCGGCAAAGCCTCGAGGACAATGTCGGACTTGCGCTAACAACATTCGTATTCATGTACTAATGATTAACTAGATACAAATAATATAGCTGTGGGAACATTTCACTTTGAGCTTTCTTACTATATCAGgagttaaaaatgtttataataaatggttaaaaatacaaaacagcTTTTGGTCCAACTTATATGCGGCCAACGCCATCTTAATttcatatataattatttttttatttacgttttcaTTAATCGGTAATGCCGTTCAAGATCAAAATAACATGGTTTATTCGCTGTTTTCTGTCACTAATGTCCATAATTAGTGTGCAATAAGGAAGTTTATCAGTTGTTAATCAAAAGCGACTTCAGTGAAAAATTGAGGTCAGTGCTTCACACAGTTTGCACAGGACAAACTCCCCGTTGTGTGCTCACtggatttgttttaattttgttggcCCATCCTTGTGTTGTCTGAGAGCAAACAAAGGGCTGATTACTCACTTGCAGTACACGGAACGCCACTCTTGTTTCTCCTTGAGACAGAACACACATAAACGGGGAACACATTTTTAATGTAGGATCTTACTCTGCATCTCTCTCTATTTCGGTTCATGGCAACACGGAAAATCCTGCAGTGGTGACATAAAAGACCTATTTGTTGCGTTAATTTGTTGATAGATTTATTCTGTCGATCTGGGTCGCTGGTGTCTATTTGGAATGTTAGTCATAACATATTTTGGTCAACGGAAATATCTATCGTCCTAAATTCTTACATAATTCAGTGGATTAATTTCTATTTATCCTACTTTTGTAGTTATTACTAGATACGTTACACAATTTGTAGCTTTGATCTTTTTGACGTTTTGTGGTAGATAAATGGTTTTCGATCTTAGCAGAAATGTTACGCATATCAATATGGTTGAAGTCAACAAATTGGTGATTTCTTAAATAGCGGCGTGGTGTTGACGCCTTGAGCTGTGATGTTATCACGCACACGCTCAAACGACTGGCGCCGGCTtctattacctatatttattgcAAGCCTCCCTTGCACAAGATGTAAATGCAGCACTTATGCCCAAGTTTATAAAGGCCACTTTCAATGCAACTTTGTAACGTACAGTTTCTTCTATGTACAATAAAGCATTTCAGACATCAATAGATATTGAACCTTGACATTTAACGGATAGGGTAAAAAATTGTGCATTAATAatgattaaattataaaatatgccCACAATTTTGCTATCGATTCCCGACATCCGCTCATTACAAGGTGCTGGAATGTTGTTcaacacattttataataagaacTGACGGTCACTATATGGGCGAGTGAAAATAACAGCAATTTCATACTGTTCAGACGTGGGCCTGAGTGATTTTACTGTGATTGATCATAGGAATTAGCTACgcctacaaaacaaaaacatttgtttacaaGGCATATGTAGCCTATGGGGTCTAGCAATCAGATTTGCAAAAAGAACTGAGTAACAATAATGAAATGTTGCAAACATGAACCTTATAAAATAGTAATACAACACCAACTTCGAAATTAATTTAAGTGCATCCAATTGTTAGTAGAGTTTTTTCCAATCAATATTGGCTTGGACATAATTGGCTAGTCAGTCCGTCATTATCCAATCCTATAATATTACTTTAGTAATAACTTAATTACTATTACGTGATTTAATAAAGCTCAAACCACCCACATACTTCCAGTTTAGGCCCAAATTAAGCGGCAATCAATTAAAATTCCGCGAGCCGGTACTATGCCTAAATGTTTCACTGTGATCGATTTTATGATAGATATCAGTTTAATATAGATCCAATAAAGATATCAAACTTGATGGCTGTGTTATTAGAACATGATTTATTGTATTAAGTACTGTGTAAACAGCCTACTGTAATTAAGATGTTGATTAAATTATACATCTAAGAAGGACAGTAGAGGTAGAAAGATATTATTACTAAGAAAGAGCCAGTGGCCTTCATTGTTTGCAAAAAAGTGTTTAACAGCAGATTATGTGGGATCAGCAAAAAAATTTGGAAATTCTTTGTGATTGCCCATCATTGTTCATTTAAGCTGTATTCGAATACAAGAAATTATAATGACCACCTATTGTGATTGCATAAATACTTCAGCTAATACTGTCGGTAATCCTTTCACAACGGAATGCAACTacatataagtaagtattagATATGCAGCCGTACCAACAGCTAGTTTTCCGTTATTTTAAAGTTCCTGTGTAGTTAGGGTTGTCTGCAAACATCTTTAATTCTATTGAAGCAaaggtatgtatttttatgatcCTACGCACAAAGGAACATTACCTTTTTGGTTGACTCTGTGTCAGTAGGAACAAAGATCCCTTCCCATAAAAGGTGGTGCTGTCCAATAATCCCACATTAGGAGTCTAATAGAATAAAACTTGAGAATTGACTACCTATATTAGGCCCTTTTATTGCTTCTATTAGAAACTGACACGTTGTTGT contains:
- the LOC124632151 gene encoding ras-related and estrogen-regulated growth inhibitor-like protein yields the protein MKMTVNRIRVVVLGSPRSGKSAVVVRYLTKRYIGEYSSTGDFLYQHRVVFDGAVSEVEILDTSNCAIRGCLAEHVRWGDAFAVVYSVCERRSFLAAAELLSLLEQTRLPGCAAVTLLGNKRDLEHAREVHAEEGQELSLRFGCQFYEVSAAESCAGAALAFHALLREARALALLLPAPRRKLAAYSVSKVIGTIFGKNSKSVRKKRPSLSI